One Paenibacillus sp. SYP-B4298 genomic window, CGTTCCACACGACGTCAGATTATATTTTGGCGGCGCTCTATGCTGGCGTCACCCTGGGCGCAGGACTTGGCCTTGTATTTCGCTTTGGCGGCACGACGGGAGGCGCCGACATCATTGCCCGTGTCCTATCCGCCCGCAAAGGCTGGAGCATGGGACAGATTATTCTGGCGCTTGATTTCGCCATTATCGCCGCTTCGCTGCTCTACATTCCCAAGGAAAAGGTGCTGTATACGCTCGTGACCGTCTTCATTGCCTCCAAGGTGATCGATTTTATTCAGGAAGGAGCCTACGCAGCCAAAGCCTTCTCTGTCATTACCGACAATGGCCTGCTCGTCGCGGAGCGGATCACCAGCGAGCTGGAGCGCGGTGTTACACTGCTGCCTGCTGTTGGAGCGTACTCTGGCCGTTCGATGCATATGGTCTACTGCGTGGTCAGCAGACAGGAGATTCAAGCTCTTAAGAGTGTAATTAAGGCGGTCGATCCATCGGCTTTCATTATTATTAGCGAGGTGAACGATGTGCTGGGCGAGGGCTTTAATCCCGATTGACCGGCTGGCGCGGCACGATGCGCTCCCGCTCATAGCGGTATCTGCGATAGCCGGAAAAGCTCAGCACCGAAATAATAATGATGGATAACAGCAAGGTCCATCGCCATGGCATCCCCGTCAATACCGGAGAGAAGACCGGCTCCGCCTCTGCTGGATGCTGCGACCCGAACAATCGGTCGATCGCAGCGTCCAAGATGCCAAACATCGGCTCCACTCTCGACCTGTCCGCTCTCCCGTCAGCCGCAGCCTCAAGCAGACGTCTAGCAAACACAACGCTCTGCTGCAGCGCTTCCACCTGCTCCACCTCCCGCTCCAGCAGCGCTGCCGGCCGAATGAGTCGAACATGATCCTCCAGCGGCTTAAGCGCCGCGACAGCCGCTGCAGCATGATGCTTCTCCAGCGTCCGCCAGGCAAGGAAGATGCGGCGCACATCCTCCTTCAGCACCTCCTCGTAATTCAACCACAGCGCCTGCTCCGATTTGGCGAGCGCATCATACGCCAGCATTAACCTTGAACTGGCTTGCCATAGCTCGGCATGCGGCTTGCCGCCTAGAATAACCTGCTGTAGCCGTCTTGTGGTGGCATCCAGCTCTCTCCAGCCAGCAGCGCTGCCGATAGCGCTGCGCAGCTCAGGCACAGCCGACAGACGGGCCAGCCGCTGCGTATATTGGAAGACCAACTGCCTGTTGCCTGCAAAGGCACTCTGATACAGCTCGTCCGACAGCTCAAGTAATCGCGCCGTCTCGCGGGTATAGCCCGCAGCGCGCTTCCCATCCTCTATATCCCGTTGCTGCGCCTCTGCCTGCCATCCACACAGACTGAACAATAGCAAGCCGGCAGCAATTGCAGCACAGATTCCTCTCATACGGACATCCCCCCCATACTACCATATGGGGGGGATGTCCGCTTTATAACTATTGAAGCAAATATATACTACAAGCGCTGCTGACTTCCTCGTGCAGCCAGCGCCAGCAGCGCAACTGCAAAGCTAAACAGCGACAGCCCATACGTGAAGCGCTCTATCGCCGCCAGATCATCCAGCAAGGCTCGGGATAACGCCGGGAAAATACCGTAGGTGTAATCCATCGTATCGTTAAGCAGCAGCCAGAGGAGCGCGGCAAGCGCCCCTAATCTGCCAAATGCCATGAAGCGCACATAGAGCAGCGCCTCCAGCGCCATCCCCAGATGAGAGGCGACGAGCATCCAATGCTGCCACTCCAGCGGATCACCCTGCGCCGCCCCGGCAAAGATCATCGCTACTGCCCAGATGCCGTATTTGATCGAGGTGCATACAGCCAGCCCCTCCAGCACAGCGCGCAGCCCTCGGAGGAGACGTCCCGGGCGCTGCGGCGGATACAGCAGAAACAGTATCGACAGGGTGAAGAACAGGCTCGCTGTCGGGCTGTCCGGTACAAATACAAGCTGCCACAGCGGATGATGCTCATAGGTATAGGCAAGCTGATTGCCGTACCACATGTAGCCGTAGACGGTGCCGCCGGTATTCACGAGCAGCAGCAGCCACAAGAAGGTGCGATTCATTAATACAGCGCGGTCCCAAAACCGCAGCAAAGACCATGGCATACATGCCTCTCCTTTCACTTCCACAGGGCTGCATTGCACCCTTCTCCCGTTATAGCGCCTTAACCGTTTAGAGAAAAAAACCTGATCGCAAGGCTGCGATCAGGTTCTAGGCAACATTATTGTGCGGCTTCCTTCTTCTGCTTGGAGAGCCAGGTTGCAACCTGATCGATCTCGTCAGCAGACAGTCTATCCTTGAAGGAAGGCATATTATTATTGCCGTTCGTAATGACGTTCAACAGTTCATCCTTGCTATACTGATCGCCGATACCACGCAGCGCAGGCACACCATTGCCGCCGTTCATATCAGACGCGTGACAGCTCAGACAGTTCTGCTTCACGATTCCGTAGGCCGGATCATCCTCAGCGACGATAGCTACCGGAGCTGCACGCTTGACCGGATTCGGAGCAGGCTGCCCCTTCTCCCAAGCCTCGCGAGCCTTCTCCTCACGCACGATATGCTCTGGCTTCGTGTTGGTCGCTTCGAGCTGATGCTGGTAATGATCCCATGAAACCTTGGTCAAGTAAATAATGGAGATGAGTGACAATAGCATCAGGGCCGATGCGATCGGACGGCGGTAGAAGCGGCGTTCCTTGCCTGTATCGAGGAAAGGAGCGAGCAGCAACGCGCCGAAGGCAACACCCGGTACCCCCATGACCCCCAGCACCACATAATCACCAGACACATACGGATATTTAAGCAACTGATACATAAACAGGAAGTACCAGTCTGGCATCGGAATGAACGATGCATTCATCGGGTCCGCCGGATAACCAAGCGGCGCAGGGTGGGCAATTGTCAGAACGAGAAATCCGACCAGCACAACCGCACCAACCATCCATTCTTTCAGCAGGAAGTAAGGAATGAACGCCTCGGACTTCCCGGGAAATGCAGTGAAATCAGGTGGTATGTTCGCCATTCTGCCATCCTTGCGGATACGCGAATCGCCGACAAATACGACCTTTTCTTTAGAATTATGGCCATGCGCCATGAAGAACCCTCCCTTCGCTTATAGTGGTCCGGAAATCCCTTGCTTCCGAATCATGAAGAAGTGCGCAGCAAGCAGTGCGAGCAATGCTCCCGGCAAGAAGAAGACGTGAATTGCAAAGAAGCGTGTTAGCGTTTGCGCGCCGACAATCTCCCCGCCGTTCAGCAGCTCCTTAATGTATGGTCCCAGGTAAGGCACTGATTCAGCGATTTGCAGGGTAACCTTCGTGGCGAAGTATGCCTTGTTGTCCCAAGGCAACAAATAGCCGGTCAGACCAAGTCCAAGCATGATGAAGAAAATCAACATCCCTACAACCCAGTTCATCTCGCGCGGCGCCTTGTAGGAGCCAGTGAAGAATACGCGCAGGGTATGTAAAAACATCATTACAATGACAAGGCTTGCGCCCCAGTGGTGCATCGCGCGAACAATACCGCCGAATGCAACCTTGTGCTGCAGATAGTCAACGCTCGCGTAAGCGTTAATAATATCCGGCACGTAATACATCGTCAGGAACATTCCTGACAAGATCTGAATGACTGTGATAAAAAACGTCAGACCGCCGAAACAGTATACGAATGCAGAGAAATGGTGAGCGGGGTTGACATGCTCAGGAACCTCATGATCCGCTACGTCCCTCCACATTGGCGTAATATCAAGACGTTCGTCAATCCAATTGTATACACCCTTAAACATCTGAATGTACGCCCTCCTTATACTTTAGTGTTCGGTTTAACCGGTCCAAGATAGATGAAGCCATCCTCAATCTTCAAGTCGTACTCGTCCAGTGGAGACGGTGCAACCTTCAGATTCTTGCCTTCTTTGGTGTACTTCGCTTCATGGCATGGACAAAAATACTGATTGTCGTTCTGCGAGTTCCAGTTAATTGTACATCCCAAGTGCTTGCATACCGGCGAGAGGGCAAAAACATTACCTTGACTATCCTTCGCGATCCAGGCAGCCATCTCAGGATCGCTCTCATACCAGCCATCCACCTGATGCACCTGGAACTTGAATTCCTGCGGCTCATTCGTAATCTTGCTTTCTTCCACAACCTTGACGAATGTGCCTTCTGTTTTCTTTGTTAGGATTGGATCAACCGCAAAGCGTACCATCGGCAGAACTGGACCTGCAGCCAGGAAAGCCGTTGTTCCTCCAAGCGTATAAGCCAAAAACTGGCGGCGTGACATTTCCTTACGCTTGACGGGTTGATGTGCGGAATCATGGTGTTCATGGTTACTCATATTCTGTTCTACCCCCCTTACCAACCGTATCTTGCGTTTTGTCGCACGACAAAACACACGACGAACTAGGACATTACTTATAATAGCCTAGGTGTCCAAGACCGTCAAGAATATGCCACATTTTTTAGGTTCATGATTTTGGTTTCGCGTCAAAATTTGTTGGGATTTTGTCACAATTGACCTTGTATGGTACTATCATTCCAAAGCAGGCTGTTTTTTATTCTGTCGCAACGGCCTCGGTCTCGTTTTTTTGCTGCTGGCGCTGCCACATGGCGGCTACGGCCTGCTGAACTTCAGACGCCTGAGGATATGCCCCATCTGCGGCAGGTGCAATGAACAAGTCAGCCGAAACTCCTGCCAGACCAAGCATAGGCTTGGCTGTCGCCACAATAATATAACGAAAGCCCGTCATACGCAGACGTCTGCACAGCTCGTCCAGTCGCATATGATCCGACGGGTCATAGAAATGATAAGCAGGATATGTCACCAGCCTGCCCTTGAATGGAACCTCCACCAAGGCCATCACATCCCGCAAATTCTCCAGCGCGCTTGTCGCCTCATATGGCGTCTCCGTCCCGTCCAGCCCGGTCACCGGAAGCAGGCACGTATCCAGATATGGCTTCAGTTCCTCCCAGCGCTCCGCTTCAATGTCGCTAAACTTCATGCTGCCCCTCCCGCAATCGTATTTCTACATATATATAATTATGTTACATGATAACAAGACGCCAAACAAGTCAGGCGGCAACTGTACCACCTGCTTCGCAGGTGTAATAGAAGAAAAAAGATGACCCCAATTGCATGTGCACGGGGCCCTGGAAGGGGAACTTGCCTAAGTTGTCTTATTATTGGCGCTTTCGGCCGATCCAAAGCAAGCCTGCCTGTAGCTGCAATTGCAGCTTAGGAAGCCTGTATCGATTTCAATTCATTGGTCAGCTCCTTGAATGTCATCTCATCCCCGTCTGCCAATGCAGTGTCAATCGCTTTATATAGACGTTCTTTCCGAAATTTCAGAACCGCGTCATCCAGCAGCATCTCCGCAGCCAAGCCCAACATCGTCTCATACGTCATTTTCATTTTATCCATAGGATGCACCTCCAACCAATCGTTCAAGAGATCCTATCGTCCAATTCTGTGTGCGCCATGCTGATCCCCAGCCCTCTCTCTCCGCAGCAGGCTTATCAGCCGGAGAAGATTCGGCAGGAGAGGAGTCTCTTGTCATCTGCTTCAACTAGGTCGTGTCTGAAAACCCGTTCAAGGGCATCTCTCCCCGCCTTTTCGCCCCATGCTGCGTTGCTTTTTCTTGACGTACCCCCGGTACGCCTGCGAAAAAGCGCCTTGCCTGGAACGAAAATTCGGCCAGATCTGTTCCGTTCAGAGTGTTCAGACACGCCCTAAACCTGCTCCTACTAATAAGCATATTCACTCGGTGCCGGATGCTCGCGTGCTATGGCCCCGGCTACATTGGAATATGCTACAGCCTACTCCAGCTCGATGCGGTCATGAACCGCTACATAGACACCAGCAACCACCGCCCGGCCGATACGGGTCATACGAATGACCATTCCCTCTCCCTGCTTCTCGCCTATCTGCAGCAAGCCTTGATGCATCATCATACGAAGAATTCGCTCATCAAATATAGCTGAAGGGTTGTCGTAATAATACGGCTTAATCAGCGGCTCCAGCGCAGTGCGCAACGATGCAACAGTAACCCATTGATCCGCCAGCCGATCAACCCACCCGGCGAGCGAGAGCAGATTCGGCACCGCTCCCTTGTACAACCGTAGCCAGAACCGGTAGATTCTCGTGGGCTCCTCCAGTATCCGCTCCTCGGCCCAGCGCTGACCTTTGGCCGTCAATACCAGCTTCTCGCCTTGCTCCGCCAACAGCTCATTGTAATAAGCATAGTCATAGAGCAGCGAGAGACGATTCGGATAGTCCTTGATGCGTCTGCCATAACCGAAGCGCCACGCTCCCCTTGCAGGCAGCTCCTCGCGAATATGCAGGCTGTCCAGCAGTTGCTGCACATTGCGCTTGTACATCGAGCCCTCTGCATTCAGCGGCGGTTCCTGTCTAGCCGTGTAATGCAATAGCGCCAGCAGATCCTCTGCAAGCAGCCCCTGCTCATCGCGGAAGCCCTCCGGCTCTCCGGTGTAGCGAAGCGAGCTGCGCAGTTGGCGAGCCAGTTCATCTCCAAATCTCGTCTTCAGATCATCAGGAATATGAAACAGGTAGCGACTCGGACCCGAGAAGCCGTTGAACAGCCAGCCGGTCTGCTTGAACCGGCTGATGATCTCCCGCGGTGTCTGCGGTTGCTGCTTCTGCTCCTCCGCTCTGGCCTTCCTGGTACGTTTCCCTGAGGCGGAGGTGACGGAGCCTTCACGCTTAACAGATGCTGCAGGCTGGGACGACGCAGAGGAAACTGCGCCGCGCTGAGCCTCCAGATCGAAGCGGCTTAGCTGGACCCGGGCGATCAATTCTTCCAGACTGAATGCATTTTGCGAATCGAAGAGCAAGGAATTTAAAAATCGCTTCTCCTCCCAGCTCATGGAGCTGACCACATTTTTAAATCCTTCTTTATTGCTAATCGCCCGGAGTATGGACTGAATCAGATCATTTTTGGAATGGCTGTTGCAGTCGCAATGGTATACATCTGCGATGCGGCTCAATTGCCCGATATCTGCATAACCAAGCATCTCTGCAAGATTCATAATCTCCCCTCCGGTTCATATGCGGTGTACTAACCATTATGGGAAGATTATGGGAAAATAAACGTATGGACGAAGGTTTATTTCAGGTGAGCCATACAATTATGCAACAAAGAGTGCCATCTGTTCTCACGGTATTCTGCAACGGAATAGGATAGATTGCCAATATAGCTGCGGTCAAGCCCGCTGCACTGCGCATGAAGCATCTGGGTCAGGAAGCTGCCATGTGTAACGACGAGCAACCGCCGTGGCTCTTCTCTGCTCAGCCAATCGTTAATGAATGCGAATCCACGCTCCTTGACAGACTCATCGCTCTCTTGTCCTGTATAGGTCTGGCGCCATTGTGCTCCCCATCTCTCCAGCCGTTCCTCCTCTGTAGTGCCCTCGATCTCGCCAAAGCTCCGTTCCTTGAGCCGCTCATCCGGGGGCAGCAACGGAATAGCGAGCGTATCCGCTACGATCCGCGCTGTATCCATTGCCCGCGACAGCGGACTAGCAATGACAGCCTCCCATTGCCACGGCTCCTGCGCAAGCCTTCTGGCCAGCGACCTTGCTTGCAATATCCCTTCCTCATTCAGCGGGATATTGGTCTGACCCTGGATTTTGCCAAGAGCGTTCCAGTCGGTCCTGCCGTGTCTCACCCAACCTAATCTCCTTGTATCCTGCATGATTCATCCTCCTGTCTGATGTTGTTTATCACAACAATATAAGCCAAAACAAGTTGTACATCAAGTCATATCGATTTAGACGGAATTACCTCGATAGATAATCATTTCCATATAAAACAAACGTCTCCAGCACCATACGCTGGAGACGTGAGCTATGTTCGAGTTCGAGACAGCCAATTCAGTATAAGCAGCGTTACAATGATCCCTAATATCGACAGTGCGACCCAATATTGCGGTACAGTTGGCACGACATTCAACACAAAAGGATCACTGATGCTTGCAACAGGAATTTCGTTGTAAAAATCGGTGCTGATCAGCGAAATACCTTCATTGGCATTCACCGTATCGAGCAGACCGGTAATATTGGATACTGTTGCTTGCGGGTCCGTGCGCTCTCCAAATAGAAAATATACGAATCCGCAGACGAACATCGCCATACAGCATGCGATCACAGCAGCTACATTCCGCTTGAACACCTTGCTGAGCTGATAACGGCGCTCGTTAATCGGCTGCATCCAGGCTTGCTCCATATAGATCCGTTCCATAACTCCGCGAGTAATGTCATCCATCGGTTCCATCCCGGCTGGACTTTCCGCAGCACTGCGAATCATGGCTTCACTTTCTTCCCAGATGCGAAACTCCTCCATGCAGCTCTCGCATTGCTGAAGATGCCGATCAATCGCCATTCGTTCAGGGTCATTCTCTGGGAGATCCCAGTAGACCCCGAGCGCCTCTTGAACCTCATGGCATTTCATCGTGTCTTCATCCCTTCAAATTCTTCCACTGCCAGTTGTTCTCCAAAATAGGGTTCAAGCTGCAGCTTCACACTGGCTCTCGCACGGAATAGCAAGGATTTGACGGAGCTAACCGTCTGACCGAGTATGTTCGCTATCTCCTGATAATCAAGCTGATCGTACTCCCTAAGTATAAGGGCAGAGCGCTGCTTCTCAGGAAGATTATTAATCGCCTCACGCACTAGCGACATCCGCTCGTTCTGCAGCACCTGCTGCTCGGGAACAGCATCTAGCGGGGCTACCGGTATGTATCCTGACTCGTCAAGCGAGAGATGGGCATTCTTTTGCTTGCGAAGCTCGCTTAGAACCGTATTGCGGGCAATTGTATACAGCCACGTAGAAAAGGAAGCATCAACTTCTCGGAAGGAATGAAGGCTTCGGTACGCCTTGTAGAAGGTTTCTGAACAAAGATCCTCTGCCATCAGCTCCAACTGCGCGCTCTTCAACATATGAAATATAAACGAGAGTATCTTGCGTTGGTAGCGTCGCATCAATTCCGAATAAAGCTGTACGTTGCCATCCTTAATCTCTCTAATTAACTGGGAATCGGTCATGAAGTGCGACCCTCCTTGGCCCTCGGAGTGATCTACCCAGTTCGGCATTGCTTATAGATATGTACCGAATCGGGAGCAAAAAGTTGCGGTATAGGAATAAAAAATCGAAATCATCGAGGAATAATAGCTCGCGGCAAACAATTATCTCTATTGTATCATATCCTTCGAGAAGCGTACCTTAAGATTTGTATAAGAAATTGACGTTTCACCGCATATTCCAACCTAACAGACGGCGAAGGCCAATCAAAGGTTGCTGCAAACTGGAAATTCGCCAAAAAAAAATGAGCCGCTAATTAGCGGCTCTTTGCCTATTTGCAAGGCAAGAAGTATTTGGATAGGAGTGGAGAGAAACCATACTGTACTTTTATTATATGTATCCGTTTTCAGTTTGTCAATAAGCGCTTTCATTTTTTGTGAAATTATTTTCTGCTGGTCGCCGTTATACAACGCTGCAGCATTAAGAGTGCAGGGACAGACTCTGTTACCTTCAAGCCTGCCCCTGCTCGGATTAATAATGCGTATGATAGCCTAGCGACTCCAGCAGCTCCACAGCCCCATCCAGATCGCTCTGCTCACGGAAGGACAGCCGCAGCACGCCAGGCACATCCTCCCTGCTCTCAATGATTTGGAGATTGCTCAGATTAATGCGATGATTGCCAAGCTCCGTGGCGATGCGGCCGATAATTCCCGGATGATCCGGCACATCGACATAGCATTCATACAGCGAATGGATCATGCCCTTGCGCCGCTCCGGCAGACGGCTGCGAAACTCGCCCGCAAGCTCAAAGGCCTTCTCCACAGCCGCGCCGTCTGCACGCTGCAGGATACCGATCATCCGCTCGGTCTCCTGCTGCCAGTCGGATAGCAGCTCCAGCATTACGTCGCGGTTGTTGATAAGGATGTCA contains:
- a CDS encoding anti-sigma factor family protein, whose amino-acid sequence is MKCHEVQEALGVYWDLPENDPERMAIDRHLQQCESCMEEFRIWEESEAMIRSAAESPAGMEPMDDITRGVMERIYMEQAWMQPINERRYQLSKVFKRNVAAVIACCMAMFVCGFVYFLFGERTDPQATVSNITGLLDTVNANEGISLISTDFYNEIPVASISDPFVLNVVPTVPQYWVALSILGIIVTLLILNWLSRTRT
- a CDS encoding histidine phosphatase family protein, encoding MRHGRTDWNALGKIQGQTNIPLNEEGILQARSLARRLAQEPWQWEAVIASPLSRAMDTARIVADTLAIPLLPPDERLKERSFGEIEGTTEEERLERWGAQWRQTYTGQESDESVKERGFAFINDWLSREEPRRLLVVTHGSFLTQMLHAQCSGLDRSYIGNLSYSVAEYRENRWHSLLHNCMAHLK
- a CDS encoding RNA polymerase sigma factor — protein: MTDSQLIREIKDGNVQLYSELMRRYQRKILSFIFHMLKSAQLELMAEDLCSETFYKAYRSLHSFREVDASFSTWLYTIARNTVLSELRKQKNAHLSLDESGYIPVAPLDAVPEQQVLQNERMSLVREAINNLPEKQRSALILREYDQLDYQEIANILGQTVSSVKSLLFRARASVKLQLEPYFGEQLAVEEFEGMKTR
- a CDS encoding DUF1405 domain-containing protein — translated: MPWSLLRFWDRAVLMNRTFLWLLLLVNTGGTVYGYMWYGNQLAYTYEHHPLWQLVFVPDSPTASLFFTLSILFLLYPPQRPGRLLRGLRAVLEGLAVCTSIKYGIWAVAMIFAGAAQGDPLEWQHWMLVASHLGMALEALLYVRFMAFGRLGALAALLWLLLNDTMDYTYGIFPALSRALLDDLAAIERFTYGLSLFSFAVALLALAARGSQQRL
- a CDS encoding IDEAL domain-containing protein, which gives rise to MDKMKMTYETMLGLAAEMLLDDAVLKFRKERLYKAIDTALADGDEMTFKELTNELKSIQAS
- a CDS encoding QcrA and Rieske domain-containing protein, whose product is MSNHEHHDSAHQPVKRKEMSRRQFLAYTLGGTTAFLAAGPVLPMVRFAVDPILTKKTEGTFVKVVEESKITNEPQEFKFQVHQVDGWYESDPEMAAWIAKDSQGNVFALSPVCKHLGCTINWNSQNDNQYFCPCHEAKYTKEGKNLKVAPSPLDEYDLKIEDGFIYLGPVKPNTKV
- a CDS encoding YitT family protein encodes the protein MPMSPAYHSIRSLAFIVIGTAIYAFGLHYFILPNQLMEGGVTGVAVLLNYALGWPLSVSTLLLNIPLFLVGWRLLGGRSMLLTLIGTGSLAFCLALLEALIRRGWLVPFHTTSDYILAALYAGVTLGAGLGLVFRFGGTTGGADIIARVLSARKGWSMGQIILALDFAIIAASLLYIPKEKVLYTLVTVFIASKVIDFIQEGAYAAKAFSVITDNGLLVAERITSELERGVTLLPAVGAYSGRSMHMVYCVVSRQEIQALKSVIKAVDPSAFIIISEVNDVLGEGFNPD
- the qcrB gene encoding menaquinol-cytochrome c reductase cytochrome b subunit; protein product: MFKGVYNWIDERLDITPMWRDVADHEVPEHVNPAHHFSAFVYCFGGLTFFITVIQILSGMFLTMYYVPDIINAYASVDYLQHKVAFGGIVRAMHHWGASLVIVMMFLHTLRVFFTGSYKAPREMNWVVGMLIFFIMLGLGLTGYLLPWDNKAYFATKVTLQIAESVPYLGPYIKELLNGGEIVGAQTLTRFFAIHVFFLPGALLALLAAHFFMIRKQGISGPL
- a CDS encoding DUF2487 family protein, whose protein sequence is MKFSDIEAERWEELKPYLDTCLLPVTGLDGTETPYEATSALENLRDVMALVEVPFKGRLVTYPAYHFYDPSDHMRLDELCRRLRMTGFRYIIVATAKPMLGLAGVSADLFIAPAADGAYPQASEVQQAVAAMWQRQQQKNETEAVATE
- a CDS encoding menaquinol-cytochrome c reductase cytochrome b/c subunit — protein: MAHGHNSKEKVVFVGDSRIRKDGRMANIPPDFTAFPGKSEAFIPYFLLKEWMVGAVVLVGFLVLTIAHPAPLGYPADPMNASFIPMPDWYFLFMYQLLKYPYVSGDYVVLGVMGVPGVAFGALLLAPFLDTGKERRFYRRPIASALMLLSLISIIYLTKVSWDHYQHQLEATNTKPEHIVREEKAREAWEKGQPAPNPVKRAAPVAIVAEDDPAYGIVKQNCLSCHASDMNGGNGVPALRGIGDQYSKDELLNVITNGNNNMPSFKDRLSADEIDQVATWLSKQKKEAAQ
- a CDS encoding sporulation protein YpjB, whose translation is MRGICAAIAAGLLLFSLCGWQAEAQQRDIEDGKRAAGYTRETARLLELSDELYQSAFAGNRQLVFQYTQRLARLSAVPELRSAIGSAAGWRELDATTRRLQQVILGGKPHAELWQASSRLMLAYDALAKSEQALWLNYEEVLKEDVRRIFLAWRTLEKHHAAAAVAALKPLEDHVRLIRPAALLEREVEQVEALQQSVVFARRLLEAAADGRADRSRVEPMFGILDAAIDRLFGSQHPAEAEPVFSPVLTGMPWRWTLLLSIIIISVLSFSGYRRYRYERERIVPRQPVNRD